A single region of the Leptothrix cholodnii SP-6 genome encodes:
- the rpmC gene encoding 50S ribosomal protein L29, producing MKASELRAKDVAALEKEISDLLKAHFGLRMQKATQQLTNHSVIKQTRRDIARARTILTEKKKGAA from the coding sequence ATGAAAGCCTCTGAACTCCGCGCCAAGGACGTCGCAGCTCTCGAAAAGGAAATCAGCGATCTGCTGAAGGCCCATTTCGGTCTGCGCATGCAAAAGGCCACGCAACAACTGACCAACCACTCGGTGATCAAGCAGACCCGTCGCGACATCGCGCGTGCCCGCACGATCCTGACCGAGAAGAAGAAGGGAGCTGCGTGA
- the rpsQ gene encoding 30S ribosomal protein S17, protein MSEAQTAVAAAAPAVKNTRTLVGKVVSDKRAKTVTVLVERRAKHELYGKIVARSRKYHAHDENGDYKMGDVVEISESRPLSKTKNWVVTRLVEKARAV, encoded by the coding sequence ATGAGCGAAGCCCAAACCGCAGTTGCGGCTGCCGCGCCTGCTGTCAAGAACACCCGTACCCTCGTCGGCAAGGTGGTGAGCGACAAGCGCGCCAAGACCGTCACGGTGCTGGTCGAGCGTCGCGCCAAGCACGAGCTGTACGGCAAGATCGTTGCCCGCTCGCGCAAGTACCACGCGCACGACGAAAACGGCGACTACAAGATGGGCGACGTGGTCGAGATCTCCGAGAGCCGTCCGCTTTCGAAGACCAAGAACTGGGTCGTCACGCGTCTGGTCGAAAAGGCCCGCGCGGTCTGA